From a region of the Bacteroidales bacterium genome:
- the cysK gene encoding cysteine synthase A, giving the protein MKKNNILELIGNTPSVKINNLFNSNIEVWIKLEKQNPGGSIKDRIALSMIEDAEKKGVLTKETVIVEPTSGNTGIGLSIVAAVKEYRLILVMPESMSVERRKQMKAYGAEIILSPKEQGMKGAIEKAHEVNNELNGWMPMQFDNPANPEIHSQTTAKEILIDFPEGIDYLITGVGTGGHISGVARELKKQWPSLKVFAVEPNDSPVISGGKAGPHAIQGIGAGFIPKNLDTDILDGVIKISKEEAYSFARNASKKEGLFVGISTGASLAAIHQKQNELKGNRILTFAYDTGERYLSVDGLF; this is encoded by the coding sequence ATGAAAAAGAACAATATATTAGAACTTATTGGAAACACTCCGAGTGTTAAAATAAATAATTTATTTAACAGCAACATCGAAGTATGGATTAAACTTGAAAAGCAGAATCCGGGCGGAAGCATAAAAGATCGTATAGCATTATCTATGATTGAAGATGCTGAAAAGAAAGGAGTACTAACAAAAGAAACTGTAATTGTAGAGCCTACATCAGGAAATACCGGAATAGGACTATCTATTGTTGCTGCAGTTAAAGAGTATCGTTTAATTCTTGTTATGCCCGAATCAATGTCGGTTGAAAGACGGAAACAAATGAAGGCATACGGTGCGGAAATTATACTAAGCCCGAAAGAACAAGGAATGAAAGGTGCTATTGAAAAAGCTCATGAAGTTAATAATGAGTTAAATGGATGGATGCCGATGCAGTTTGATAATCCTGCTAATCCTGAAATTCATAGCCAAACCACAGCTAAAGAGATATTAATTGATTTTCCTGAGGGTATAGATTATTTGATAACCGGAGTAGGAACAGGAGGACATATAAGTGGAGTGGCAAGAGAATTGAAAAAACAATGGCCTTCATTAAAAGTCTTTGCTGTTGAACCTAATGATTCTCCTGTAATTAGCGGCGGAAAAGCAGGGCCTCATGCCATTCAAGGAATTGGAGCAGGATTTATACCTAAGAATTTAGATACTGATATTTTAGATGGAGTAATTAAAATATCAAAAGAAGAAGCATATTCTTTTGCTCGTAATGCAAGCAAAAAAGAAGGATTATTTGTTGGAATATCGACAGGAGCCTCACTGGCTGCTATTCATCAAAAACAAAATGAATTAAAAGGTAATAGAATATTAACTTTTGCTTATGACACTGGTGAACGGTATTTATCAGTTGATGGGTTGTTTTAA
- the kdsB gene encoding 3-deoxy-manno-octulosonate cytidylyltransferase has translation MQFLGVIPARYASSRFPGKPLAIINGKSMIQRVYEQASKANSLADVIVATDDNRIFEHIISFGGKVLMTDTKHPSGTDRCNEIVKKLKSQGKSYDVIVNIQGDEPYINPVQIEQLCETFIKQETQIATLIKPISKIDELDNPNVVKVVKQKSGEALYFSRYAIPYFRGENRMEMFKRANYFKHIGIYAYRSDILEQLCKLPKSKLEETESLEQLRWLENGFAIQTKVTDFESVAVDTPADLLKLTNIP, from the coding sequence ATGCAATTTTTAGGTGTCATTCCAGCTCGTTATGCTTCCAGTCGTTTTCCCGGAAAACCATTGGCTATAATAAACGGGAAGTCGATGATACAGCGCGTTTATGAGCAAGCTTCTAAAGCAAACTCTTTAGCAGATGTTATTGTTGCCACTGATGATAATAGAATTTTTGAGCATATTATTAGTTTTGGAGGGAAGGTATTAATGACAGATACCAAGCATCCTTCGGGAACGGATCGTTGTAACGAAATTGTCAAAAAACTTAAAAGTCAAGGAAAGTCGTATGACGTTATTGTAAATATTCAAGGCGATGAGCCTTATATTAATCCGGTTCAGATTGAGCAGCTTTGCGAGACATTTATTAAACAGGAAACGCAAATAGCAACCTTGATAAAGCCTATCAGTAAGATAGATGAGTTAGATAATCCTAATGTTGTAAAAGTGGTTAAACAGAAGAGTGGCGAAGCTCTTTATTTTAGTCGATATGCTATTCCTTATTTTCGTGGAGAGAATAGAATGGAGATGTTCAAAAGAGCTAATTATTTTAAACATATTGGAATTTATGCTTATCGATCTGATATTTTAGAACAGCTTTGCAAATTACCAAAAAGTAAATTGGAAGAAACAGAGTCTTTAGAGCAGTTACGATGGTTAGAAAACGGATTCGCTATTCAAACAAAAGTCACTGATTTTGAGTCTGTTGCTGTCGACACTCCTGCTGATTTATTAAAACTTACCAACATTCCTTGA
- a CDS encoding phosphocholine cytidylyltransferase family protein — MSINSDNYYGDNRISTALLLAAGTGSRLLPLTKSCPKCLTLVNEESILERLINNLKKQGFKRLVIVTGYKNECIMDFLGSHSGDIKIEYIYSRLYRTTNNIYSLWMARNIINEPFVLFESDLVLNSTLLDNMVYPDRIAVALMQPWLDGTTVSLNKQNQVTKFHKGTTDTYTDIRYKTVNIYSFSLLSWRAVVKKLNQYIAIGSVNCYYETVFTEMVADKSLSFESVSFDHKPWYEIDTIQDLAKAELLFPKGLKNVDMHENAMAS, encoded by the coding sequence ATGAGTATTAATTCAGACAATTATTATGGTGACAATCGTATTTCCACTGCATTACTTCTTGCGGCAGGTACGGGTAGTCGTCTTTTACCTTTAACAAAAAGTTGTCCCAAATGCCTAACCCTTGTAAATGAAGAGTCAATTCTTGAGCGACTTATCAATAACTTGAAGAAACAAGGGTTTAAACGTCTTGTAATTGTTACCGGCTACAAAAATGAATGTATAATGGATTTTCTGGGTAGTCATTCAGGAGACATAAAAATTGAGTACATTTATAGTCGGTTATACCGCACAACTAACAATATTTATTCGCTTTGGATGGCTCGTAATATCATAAATGAACCTTTTGTACTTTTTGAAAGTGATTTGGTATTGAACTCCACTTTGCTTGATAATATGGTTTATCCGGATAGGATAGCTGTAGCTCTTATGCAACCATGGTTAGATGGAACCACCGTTTCTCTTAATAAACAAAATCAAGTAACAAAGTTTCACAAAGGAACAACAGATACATATACTGATATCCGATACAAAACAGTAAATATTTACAGTTTTTCACTTTTATCGTGGCGTGCGGTTGTAAAAAAACTAAACCAGTATATTGCAATTGGTAGTGTTAACTGCTACTACGAAACCGTTTTTACTGAAATGGTTGCCGATAAAAGTCTGTCATTCGAATCGGTTTCGTTTGACCATAAACCATGGTACGAAATTGATACCATTCAAGATTTAGCCAAAGCGGAATTATTATTTCCAAAGGGATTGAAAAATGTTGATATGCATGAAAATGCAATGGCATCATAA
- a CDS encoding SPOR domain-containing protein — protein sequence MDIAAHIGQLVLEHECVIVPRLGAFLTNYHAAEIVPHQYSINPPRRNLVFNAQLNTNDGLLAHHLSQRLDISYKTSLLLLEVFVDYCLRDLADGKQIAFGELGILDRNSHNKLEFNPNTTINYNENAFGLRPLALKSIERKSDFSSQAPIQKKEVKLSSTKVITLNSSALRKIAAILIPLAVFIGTLFYLPTLVQNENIQQTSIFSFLDSLKSSMFSDEEYNNTEVLSVVDNKTIDSDIKENTTEDALVDNVDIESDIETNEFIVHEEIEIPKGQYHIICGSFMEKDRAEAFVSHLKADGFAASIAGQSKYGTYRVSMQSFSNSADAKKQIKWIRNQGYDKAWILNKTF from the coding sequence ATGGATATAGCAGCACATATTGGTCAATTGGTATTAGAACACGAATGTGTTATCGTTCCTCGTTTGGGCGCTTTTCTTACCAATTACCATGCTGCCGAGATAGTTCCTCATCAATATAGTATTAATCCTCCTAGAAGAAATTTAGTTTTTAATGCACAGCTAAATACTAACGATGGTCTACTAGCGCATCACTTATCACAACGCTTAGATATTTCTTATAAAACATCTTTGCTTCTTCTTGAGGTCTTTGTCGATTATTGTCTGCGTGATCTTGCCGATGGAAAGCAGATTGCTTTTGGCGAATTGGGGATTTTAGATAGAAATAGCCATAATAAATTGGAGTTTAATCCAAATACAACTATCAATTATAATGAGAATGCTTTTGGCTTAAGGCCTTTGGCATTAAAGTCTATTGAGCGTAAGTCCGATTTTAGTTCGCAAGCTCCAATACAGAAAAAAGAAGTTAAGCTTTCTTCTACAAAGGTGATTACCTTAAACAGCTCTGCTTTAAGGAAAATTGCGGCTATATTGATTCCTTTGGCAGTTTTTATTGGTACTTTGTTTTATTTGCCTACTTTGGTGCAGAATGAGAATATTCAACAGACTTCCATTTTTTCATTCTTAGATAGTTTGAAATCGTCAATGTTTTCAGATGAAGAATATAATAATACAGAAGTTTTGTCGGTAGTTGATAATAAAACTATTGATTCTGATATAAAAGAAAATACTACGGAAGATGCTTTGGTTGATAATGTCGATATTGAAAGTGATATAGAAACTAATGAGTTTATCGTTCACGAAGAAATAGAAATTCCAAAAGGACAATATCATATTATTTGCGGTTCTTTTATGGAAAAGGATAGGGCAGAAGCCTTTGTTAGTCATTTAAAGGCTGACGGTTTCGCCGCTTCTATTGCCGGTCAGAGCAAATACGGAACTTATCGTGTTAGTATGCAGTCGTTTTCCAACTCTGCGGATGCCAAAAAACAAATTAAATGGATACGTAATCAAGGTTACGATAAGGCTTGGATATTAAATAAAACGTTTTAA
- a CDS encoding efflux RND transporter periplasmic adaptor subunit, which produces MKTNIFKIGKREIVIIAITLVIGISLGSLFFGSSSNENHEGHNYLETEQVDATIWTCSMHPQIKMDKPGDCPICGMDLIPLKTNENIEEADPNEIQMTQSAIKLAEVQTFIVEEGAPEKSIHLLGKVKPDERNIATLTARFGGRIEKLYVNYTGQNVKKGQKLASIYSPELNTAQQELLDAAKYKDDNPSFYKATRNKLKLWELTDTQIDAIEQSDEPSIYFDILSPISGTITRRDVAIGDYVKEGNPLFEVIDLSRVWIMFDAYESDLPWINMGDKVSFTLQSLPGKTYNAKVSYIDPFINAKTRVAQVRVEMQNSNLKFKPEMFVNGILQSKVASSSEQLLIPKTSILWTGKRAIVYVKVPNRETPSFIYREITLGAEAGSFYVVASGLEEGEEIASNGVFKIDASAQLLGKPSMMNPDGGKVSTGHNHGGKKMTDEEMENMDNNEKTDISISGKVDEEFKNQLGEFVNAYLKMKDAFVATDEKQVESEATKLLAALDKIDMKLLKGDAHNEWMKLQKPIKENLNGIISMKGIEMKRSHFSIVSNKITEAIEKFGINTDSPIYLEFCPMAFDNKGAFWISADKKIKNPYFGDKMMTCGEVKKVFNKK; this is translated from the coding sequence ATGAAAACAAATATATTTAAAATAGGAAAAAGAGAGATTGTGATAATCGCAATAACTCTTGTGATAGGAATTAGTCTTGGAAGTTTATTCTTTGGCTCATCTTCAAACGAAAATCACGAAGGACATAATTATTTAGAAACAGAACAAGTTGATGCTACAATTTGGACTTGCTCAATGCACCCTCAAATAAAAATGGATAAACCTGGTGATTGCCCAATTTGCGGAATGGATTTAATTCCTCTGAAAACAAATGAGAATATTGAAGAGGCTGACCCTAACGAAATTCAAATGACCCAAAGTGCAATAAAACTGGCAGAAGTGCAAACTTTTATTGTTGAAGAAGGAGCTCCTGAAAAATCGATACATTTATTGGGTAAAGTAAAACCCGACGAAAGAAATATCGCTACGCTTACAGCTCGTTTTGGCGGAAGAATAGAGAAACTATATGTGAATTACACAGGGCAAAATGTAAAGAAAGGTCAGAAATTAGCCTCTATTTATTCACCCGAATTAAACACGGCACAACAAGAACTTTTAGATGCTGCAAAGTATAAAGATGATAATCCTTCGTTTTATAAAGCAACTCGCAATAAACTGAAATTATGGGAGTTGACCGATACCCAAATTGATGCAATTGAGCAAAGTGATGAGCCAAGTATATATTTTGATATTCTATCGCCAATTTCGGGAACAATTACTCGTAGAGATGTAGCAATAGGTGATTATGTAAAAGAGGGCAACCCATTGTTTGAAGTAATAGATTTAAGCCGGGTTTGGATAATGTTTGATGCTTATGAAAGCGATTTGCCCTGGATAAATATGGGCGATAAAGTTTCGTTTACTCTTCAATCGTTACCGGGCAAAACCTATAATGCAAAGGTTTCATATATCGACCCGTTTATCAATGCAAAAACAAGAGTTGCACAAGTTAGGGTAGAAATGCAAAATTCAAATCTGAAATTTAAACCTGAAATGTTTGTTAACGGAATTTTACAATCGAAGGTTGCAAGTAGTTCAGAGCAACTATTAATTCCAAAAACATCAATATTATGGACAGGTAAACGTGCCATTGTATATGTTAAAGTTCCAAACAGAGAAACGCCATCATTCATTTACAGAGAAATTACTTTGGGTGCAGAAGCCGGTAGTTTTTATGTTGTTGCCAGCGGACTGGAAGAAGGCGAAGAAATAGCATCAAATGGCGTATTTAAAATTGATGCATCGGCTCAATTATTAGGTAAACCAAGTATGATGAACCCTGATGGCGGAAAAGTTTCTACCGGACATAATCACGGTGGCAAAAAGATGACTGACGAAGAAATGGAAAATATGGATAATAATGAAAAGACCGATATTTCTATATCAGGAAAAGTTGACGAAGAATTCAAAAATCAACTTGGAGAATTTGTAAATGCCTATTTAAAAATGAAAGATGCATTTGTTGCGACAGACGAAAAACAGGTTGAGAGTGAAGCAACAAAGCTTTTGGCTGCATTAGATAAAATTGATATGAAACTGTTAAAAGGAGATGCACATAACGAATGGATGAAGTTGCAAAAACCAATAAAGGAAAACCTGAACGGGATTATTAGTATGAAAGGTATTGAAATGAAACGCAGTCATTTTAGCATAGTTTCAAACAAGATTACTGAAGCAATTGAGAAGTTTGGTATTAATACAGATAGCCCTATTTATTTAGAGTTTTGCCCAATGGCATTCGATAATAAAGGTGCTTTTTGGATTTCAGCAGATAAAAAAATCAAAAATCCTTATTTCGGCGACAAGATGATGACTTGTGGTGAAGTTAAAAAGGTTTTTAATAAAAAATAA
- a CDS encoding serine acetyltransferase, which translates to MLLLNRILKSYDSGLTNIESTIKKFKENLPHLYELLTKDAIAIYEGDPAAKSVEEVIICYPGFYAILVYRIAHELDKLSISIIPRMLTEYSHGKTGIDIHAKAKIGESFCIDHGTGIVIGETAEVGNSVKIYQGVTLGAVSVSKKYAGKKRHPTIENNTVIYAGSTILGGNTIIGHNSTIGGNVWLTHSVDPYSVVLNQIKVHLKNNNPSKEEVIDFVI; encoded by the coding sequence ATGCTTTTATTAAACAGGATTCTTAAATCCTATGATTCTGGTTTGACAAATATCGAATCAACAATTAAAAAGTTTAAGGAAAATCTTCCTCATTTGTATGAATTGTTGACAAAGGATGCAATCGCAATTTATGAAGGTGATCCTGCTGCAAAATCTGTTGAAGAAGTAATAATTTGCTATCCTGGATTTTATGCAATATTGGTTTATAGAATAGCACATGAATTAGACAAACTATCCATCTCCATTATTCCCCGAATGCTCACAGAGTATTCGCATGGCAAAACCGGAATAGACATTCATGCCAAAGCCAAAATAGGGGAATCTTTTTGCATCGATCATGGAACAGGAATCGTAATCGGGGAAACTGCTGAGGTCGGCAATTCAGTTAAAATATATCAGGGTGTGACTTTGGGAGCCGTTAGTGTTTCCAAAAAATATGCCGGAAAGAAGCGGCATCCAACGATTGAAAACAACACTGTAATTTATGCAGGTTCTACAATTCTTGGTGGAAATACAATAATTGGCCATAATTCAACTATTGGAGGAAATGTTTGGTTAACACATTCTGTTGATCCATACTCTGTTGTATTAAATCAAATCAAAGTTCACTTAAAAAATAATAATCCGAGTAAAGAAGAAGTAATAGATTTCGTAATTTAA
- a CDS encoding histidinol-phosphate aminotransferase family protein — MESKYKTQEEKYEYISKQHGGYYRHNFTDHAYLYNLYFPPKEVFTHLKDNIRNLVLNYPMAQDAVAELIGEIIQQPNERIVVGNGAAEIIKILSGHLAKKIIVPVPSFNEYANAAPKGQVVEFPLEFPSFQLDVDKFAAEAIKVKADIAVVVTPNNPTSLLVPKSDLIRLAQKLEKHNCMLIIDESFLDFADNKEQISLEQDIDKYANMAILKSMSKAYGICGLRIGYLLTANLKFAAAVRNGTHIWNINGFAEEFLRILPQYKQEFEDSCERVKLDRDIFYKKLSAIEGMTVFKPDANYIFCRLPDAALSGPEVTKRLFIEYNIYIKDSVGKTQPDASRYIRIASRTNEENSKLIEALKNVMYLKNE; from the coding sequence ATGGAAAGCAAATATAAAACACAAGAAGAAAAATACGAATACATATCCAAACAACACGGTGGCTATTATCGGCATAATTTTACCGACCATGCCTATTTATACAATCTCTATTTTCCACCTAAAGAGGTATTTACCCACCTTAAGGACAACATTCGGAACTTAGTATTAAATTACCCCATGGCACAGGATGCTGTTGCCGAACTAATTGGTGAAATAATACAGCAACCCAATGAAAGAATAGTTGTTGGAAATGGCGCTGCTGAAATTATAAAAATACTGTCCGGTCATTTAGCAAAAAAAATAATTGTTCCCGTACCTTCATTTAACGAATATGCAAATGCAGCCCCTAAAGGGCAGGTGGTTGAATTTCCGCTCGAATTTCCATCCTTTCAATTAGATGTAGATAAATTTGCTGCTGAAGCTATTAAAGTTAAAGCCGACATAGCTGTTGTGGTAACACCCAATAATCCTACGTCGCTATTGGTGCCGAAATCCGATTTAATTCGGTTGGCACAAAAGTTAGAAAAGCATAATTGCATGCTGATTATTGATGAATCTTTTCTTGATTTTGCTGACAACAAAGAACAAATAAGCCTGGAACAAGATATTGACAAATACGCCAACATGGCTATTCTTAAAAGTATGAGTAAAGCTTATGGAATTTGCGGACTTAGAATAGGATATTTGTTAACGGCTAACCTGAAATTTGCGGCAGCAGTTCGAAATGGCACTCATATTTGGAACATCAATGGATTTGCCGAAGAATTTCTACGTATTTTGCCCCAGTATAAACAGGAATTTGAAGATAGCTGCGAACGGGTTAAATTAGACCGGGATATTTTTTATAAAAAGCTATCGGCTATTGAAGGGATGACCGTTTTTAAACCCGATGCAAATTATATTTTTTGTCGTTTGCCCGATGCTGCTTTAAGCGGACCGGAAGTAACAAAACGCCTTTTTATTGAATACAATATTTATATAAAAGATAGTGTTGGAAAAACACAACCTGATGCAAGCCGATATATTCGAATTGCAAGTCGTACCAACGAGGAAAACAGTAAACTTATTGAAGCATTGAAAAATGTGATGTATTTAAAGAATGAATAA
- a CDS encoding Gfo/Idh/MocA family oxidoreductase, which translates to MAIDRREFIRNSTMAGLGLAFLPNLAFGSNSKQVLNVGFIGLGLRGTGHLRNALQRSDINVKAICDISKDRLRLAQDMLKKADKPTALEFGKDDYDYRNLLDLEDIDAVIIATPWLWHTPMSVDAMKAGKYTGVEVSAAMTMQECWDLVNTHESTGSHLMILENVNYRRDIMAVLNMVRQDVFGELMHFRCGYQHDLREVKFNDGVHAYGHGVEFGEKGYSEAAWRTQHSLKRNADLYPTHGVGPVATYANINRGNRFISLTSHATKSRGLHNHIVAQGGEDHPNAKLKWKLGDIVTTTIDTANGETIIVTHDTNLPRPYSLGFRVQGTKGIWEVDGNRIYIEGKAEKAHRWDDADAWLEKYDHPLWKRFGAEAEGAGHGGMDFFVMNAFVESAKRQIAPPLDVYDAAAWSSITPLSEASIAEGGQVQQFPDFTRGKWIKRKPYNWIKDSF; encoded by the coding sequence ATGGCAATCGATCGTAGAGAATTTATTAGAAACTCCACTATGGCGGGATTAGGCTTAGCATTTTTGCCAAATTTAGCCTTTGGAAGTAATTCAAAACAAGTTTTAAATGTTGGATTTATTGGACTTGGTTTACGTGGCACAGGACATCTAAGAAATGCATTACAGCGTTCAGATATCAATGTAAAAGCAATTTGCGATATTAGCAAAGACCGTCTTAGATTGGCTCAGGATATGTTGAAGAAGGCAGATAAACCCACTGCCTTAGAGTTTGGAAAAGACGATTATGATTATCGGAACTTATTAGACTTAGAAGATATTGATGCGGTGATTATTGCTACACCTTGGCTTTGGCATACGCCGATGAGTGTAGATGCTATGAAAGCAGGGAAATATACCGGAGTAGAAGTTTCTGCTGCTATGACGATGCAGGAATGTTGGGATTTGGTAAATACTCACGAATCTACCGGTTCACATCTTATGATACTTGAAAATGTAAACTACCGTCGTGATATTATGGCCGTCTTAAATATGGTTAGGCAAGATGTATTTGGTGAATTGATGCATTTCCGCTGTGGTTATCAGCACGATTTACGTGAAGTGAAGTTCAACGATGGAGTACACGCTTATGGTCATGGTGTTGAGTTTGGCGAAAAAGGATATAGTGAAGCTGCTTGGCGAACACAGCACAGTTTAAAAAGAAATGCCGATTTATATCCAACCCATGGAGTTGGTCCGGTAGCAACTTATGCTAATATTAATCGGGGAAATAGGTTTATTTCGCTTACTTCTCACGCTACAAAATCACGTGGTTTGCATAATCATATTGTAGCACAAGGGGGAGAAGATCATCCCAATGCCAAACTAAAATGGAAGTTAGGCGATATTGTAACCACAACTATTGATACAGCCAATGGTGAGACCATTATTGTGACGCACGATACTAATTTACCACGTCCCTATTCTTTAGGATTCCGCGTTCAGGGAACCAAAGGAATTTGGGAAGTTGATGGAAATAGAATTTATATTGAAGGCAAAGCAGAAAAAGCACATCGTTGGGATGATGCTGATGCTTGGCTAGAGAAATACGATCATCCATTATGGAAACGATTTGGTGCCGAAGCGGAAGGAGCAGGGCATGGAGGCATGGATTTCTTTGTTATGAATGCTTTTGTGGAATCGGCTAAACGACAAATTGCACCTCCATTGGATGTTTATGATGCAGCAGCTTGGAGCTCTATTACACCGCTTTCTGAGGCTTCTATTGCCGAAGGCGGACAAGTACAACAATTCCCTGATTTTACACGCGGAAAATGGATTAAACGTAAACCTTATAATTGGATAAAGGATAGTTTTTAG
- a CDS encoding CDP-alcohol phosphatidyltransferase family protein produces the protein MNDKQQPSMLTFAKDLPNICSLIGLLSAVLGIYFAIKGNFPAAIIGVLWAVLFDWYDGIIARKLKGRTKIQGVFGAQLDSMIDIVSFGILPAIILLSYGNYTIWFIPGAFVIIATSAIRLSYFNVYGLIDSKTYKGLALDNNVLILAFIFLFERFFEHSTFSILIYVILMLLSALNLSSIPTPKFGGKWIYVLVIYVIALTSVFGWMLYNRV, from the coding sequence ATGAACGACAAACAGCAGCCAAGCATGCTTACTTTTGCCAAAGATTTACCAAATATTTGTTCTTTAATTGGATTATTGAGTGCCGTATTAGGAATATATTTTGCAATAAAAGGAAATTTTCCAGCAGCAATAATTGGAGTACTTTGGGCAGTTCTCTTTGATTGGTACGACGGAATTATTGCCCGAAAATTGAAAGGCAGGACAAAAATACAAGGTGTTTTTGGAGCTCAACTTGATTCAATGATTGATATTGTAAGTTTTGGAATTTTACCTGCAATAATACTTTTAAGCTACGGAAATTATACTATATGGTTTATACCCGGAGCTTTTGTAATTATTGCTACTAGTGCTATCCGTTTGAGTTACTTTAATGTTTATGGTCTTATCGACAGTAAAACATATAAAGGACTGGCACTTGATAATAATGTACTTATTCTGGCTTTTATCTTTTTATTTGAACGTTTCTTCGAGCATTCCACTTTTTCAATACTTATTTATGTCATCTTAATGCTTCTGTCAGCATTAAACTTATCCTCAATACCAACCCCTAAATTTGGAGGAAAATGGATTTATGTACTTGTTATTTATGTAATTGCACTGACATCCGTTTTTGGATGGATGCTGTATAATAGAGTATAA
- a CDS encoding deoxynucleoside kinase, producing the protein MHIAIAGNIGSGKTTLTGLLAKQMGWKALYESVDDNPYLDSFYEDMKRWSFNLQVYFLNSRFRQVVDIRKSNKTIIQDRTIYEDAYIFAPNLHSMNLMTSRDFDNYLSLFELMSSFIEPPDLLIYLRASVPTLVNQIQKRGRDYEETIRIDYLKKLNERYEEWINSYTIGKLLVVDVDNTDFTDNPEDLGNVIEKINAEIHGLF; encoded by the coding sequence ATGCATATTGCAATAGCAGGAAATATTGGATCGGGAAAAACAACACTTACAGGATTGTTGGCTAAGCAAATGGGCTGGAAAGCTTTATACGAAAGCGTTGATGATAATCCGTATTTAGACAGTTTTTATGAGGATATGAAACGCTGGTCGTTTAATCTTCAAGTGTACTTTTTAAATAGTCGATTCCGACAAGTTGTAGATATTCGGAAAAGTAATAAAACCATTATTCAGGATAGAACAATTTATGAGGATGCTTATATTTTTGCCCCTAACCTACATTCAATGAATCTTATGACTTCGCGTGATTTTGATAATTACTTATCTCTTTTTGAATTGATGAGTTCTTTTATCGAACCACCGGATTTACTTATTTATTTACGTGCCAGTGTACCGACTTTGGTTAATCAAATTCAAAAGCGTGGACGCGATTATGAAGAAACAATTCGTATTGATTATCTGAAAAAATTAAATGAGCGTTACGAAGAATGGATTAATTCTTATACTATCGGAAAATTATTAGTTGTTGATGTTGATAATACCGATTTTACCGATAATCCCGAAGATTTAGGGAATGTTATTGAAAAAATAAATGCTGAAATTCATGGTTTATTCTAA